The Lacipirellula parvula genome window below encodes:
- a CDS encoding organic solvent tolerance protein OstA, which yields MEGDTLIIAQHATRCQSSLRANNACPARSPRWTTAMLCAIALLYSTLWTSVSRADDIQVASTATHEPISVAADSCTRWKEGVYDVWHLRGNCYLNQGLTYARGSEAVLWIDAREANGPTKVIAYFEAPQGGHVAVDFRRAGAKASEDAVLGQQKSPTWFQRLETAAPLRWNVPAPLGTTEARPVIYERGLAQFNPDHRRQLMLAQYTEFVPNAADGGATILPPGMVKIDVFGRSDASPNVTSDTRQGITMANGGIRIVIDGLTVDGMPAGMGPLGQLDLSTDRAVIWSAPGLTGAGGVQSKDAPLEIYMEGNIEFRQGDRVVYADRMFYDVRRQIGVILNAELLTPLPRMGDFQYPGLVRLKADSIRQLDASHFSANNALITTSRLEEPTYDLSSQQMTFTDVQQPVVDPLTGMPVVAPDGSMEIAHQQMATAESNVIHMRGVPVFYWPRFATNLQDPSLIINRIRIGNDNVFGTQAMIDWDAYELLGMKNAPEGTDWNISTDYLSERGFGYGTDYQWNRNEIFGFVGPSTGILDFWAIKDHGHDNLGLGRRDITPEKDFRFRLFGQHRQRLENGWEVTAESGWVSDTTFLNQYYEREWDELRSPRTGVRARRYNNNREWMLEANAQVNSFWSETQSLPRVDHYWLGESLLDDRLTWFEHSQASYSKYRIGSEPTEPTLQSQWDVLPWEANVAGEKLATRQELDLPMQWGAVKVVPYALGELARWGEALDGEPLDRAYVQTGVRASLPMWATYDDVRDPLFNLNGLAHKVVFDAEFSYADANANYDELPMYDFIDDTSIIEMIRRLQSGALPPTITSPKFDPRNYLFRTGIQGWVTSPSAEIVDDLMALRMGMRHRLQTKRGPAGNQHIVDWFAFDMNATLFPDPNRDNFGEEVGLIDYDMRWNLGDRFSIVSDGYADVFGEGLRTISGGVVMNRPTRGNIYAGVRSITGPITSNVVMGSYSYRLSEKWLTTASAAYDFDSGGDIGETMTVTRIGESMLMTVGFNVDHSKNSVGVNFMLEPRFLPNLRITKTTGIDIPPAGAMGLE from the coding sequence ATGGAGGGCGACACGCTGATCATCGCGCAGCACGCAACTCGCTGCCAAAGTTCGCTCCGCGCGAACAACGCTTGCCCTGCGCGCTCGCCGCGCTGGACGACGGCGATGCTGTGCGCGATCGCCCTGCTCTACTCGACATTGTGGACGAGCGTCTCCCGAGCCGACGACATTCAAGTCGCCTCAACCGCGACACACGAACCAATCAGCGTCGCCGCCGATTCGTGCACCCGCTGGAAAGAAGGCGTCTACGACGTCTGGCATCTTCGCGGCAACTGCTACCTCAACCAAGGGCTGACCTACGCTCGCGGTTCGGAAGCGGTGCTGTGGATCGACGCCCGCGAGGCGAATGGCCCGACGAAGGTAATCGCGTACTTCGAAGCGCCTCAGGGAGGCCACGTCGCCGTTGATTTCCGCCGCGCCGGTGCGAAAGCGAGCGAAGACGCCGTCCTCGGTCAGCAGAAAAGCCCCACTTGGTTCCAACGCCTCGAAACCGCGGCGCCGCTCCGCTGGAACGTCCCCGCTCCGCTCGGCACGACCGAAGCCCGCCCCGTGATCTACGAGCGCGGCCTGGCTCAGTTCAATCCCGATCATCGTCGTCAGTTAATGTTGGCGCAATACACCGAGTTCGTCCCCAACGCCGCTGACGGCGGCGCAACGATCCTGCCGCCTGGCATGGTCAAAATCGACGTCTTCGGCCGCAGCGACGCCTCGCCGAACGTCACCTCCGACACTCGACAAGGCATCACGATGGCGAACGGCGGCATTCGCATTGTAATCGACGGACTCACCGTCGACGGCATGCCGGCCGGAATGGGACCGCTTGGTCAACTCGACCTCTCGACCGATCGCGCGGTGATTTGGAGTGCTCCGGGGCTGACCGGCGCCGGCGGCGTCCAATCAAAGGACGCTCCGCTTGAAATCTACATGGAAGGGAACATCGAGTTCCGCCAAGGCGATCGCGTCGTCTACGCGGACCGGATGTTCTACGACGTCCGCCGCCAGATCGGCGTCATCCTCAACGCCGAACTCCTCACGCCGCTGCCGCGGATGGGCGACTTCCAGTACCCCGGCCTCGTGCGGTTGAAGGCCGACTCGATTCGCCAACTCGACGCGTCGCACTTCTCAGCGAACAACGCGCTGATCACGACCAGCCGCCTTGAAGAGCCGACCTACGATCTCTCCTCGCAGCAAATGACGTTCACCGACGTCCAGCAGCCGGTCGTCGATCCGCTGACCGGCATGCCGGTCGTCGCCCCCGACGGCAGTATGGAGATCGCCCACCAGCAAATGGCGACCGCCGAGTCGAACGTCATCCACATGCGCGGCGTACCAGTCTTTTACTGGCCGCGTTTCGCGACCAATCTGCAAGATCCGTCGCTCATCATTAATCGCATCCGCATCGGCAACGACAACGTCTTCGGCACCCAGGCGATGATCGATTGGGACGCCTACGAACTCCTCGGCATGAAAAACGCGCCCGAGGGGACCGATTGGAACATCAGCACCGACTATCTCAGCGAACGCGGCTTCGGCTACGGCACCGACTACCAATGGAACCGCAACGAAATCTTCGGTTTCGTCGGCCCCTCAACCGGCATCCTCGACTTCTGGGCGATCAAAGATCACGGCCACGATAACCTCGGCCTCGGTCGTCGCGACATCACGCCCGAGAAGGACTTCCGCTTCCGCCTGTTCGGCCAACATCGTCAGCGGCTCGAAAACGGCTGGGAAGTGACCGCTGAATCGGGCTGGGTGAGCGACACGACGTTCCTCAATCAGTACTACGAGCGGGAGTGGGACGAACTACGCAGCCCCCGCACCGGCGTCCGCGCGCGACGATACAACAACAATCGCGAGTGGATGCTCGAGGCGAACGCCCAGGTCAACAGCTTCTGGAGCGAAACGCAGTCGCTGCCGCGCGTCGATCACTACTGGCTTGGCGAGTCGCTGCTCGACGATCGGCTCACCTGGTTCGAGCATTCGCAAGCGTCGTATTCCAAGTACCGCATCGGCTCGGAGCCGACCGAACCGACGCTGCAATCGCAGTGGGACGTACTGCCGTGGGAAGCCAACGTAGCCGGCGAGAAACTTGCGACGCGGCAAGAGCTTGATCTACCGATGCAATGGGGCGCCGTGAAAGTGGTGCCCTACGCGCTCGGCGAACTCGCCCGCTGGGGCGAAGCGCTCGACGGCGAACCGCTCGACCGGGCGTACGTCCAGACCGGCGTCCGTGCGAGCCTGCCGATGTGGGCCACCTACGACGACGTCCGCGATCCGCTCTTCAATCTGAACGGTCTGGCCCACAAGGTGGTCTTCGACGCCGAGTTCTCGTACGCCGACGCGAACGCGAACTACGACGAGTTGCCGATGTACGACTTCATCGACGACACTTCGATTATCGAAATGATCCGTCGCCTGCAAAGCGGCGCCCTGCCGCCGACGATCACCAGCCCCAAGTTCGACCCCCGCAATTACCTGTTCCGCACCGGCATTCAAGGTTGGGTCACCTCGCCGTCCGCGGAAATCGTCGACGACCTCATGGCCCTTCGCATGGGCATGCGGCACCGCCTGCAAACCAAGCGCGGCCCCGCCGGCAATCAGCACATCGTCGATTGGTTCGCGTTCGACATGAACGCCACCCTCTTCCCCGACCCGAACCGCGACAACTTCGGCGAGGAAGTCGGTCTCATCGACTACGATATGCGCTGGAATCTCGGCGACCGGTTCTCGATCGTCTCCGACGGTTACGCCGACGTCTTCGGCGAAGGGTTGCGGACGATCTCCGGCGGCGTCGTGATGAATCGCCCGACCCGCGGTAACATCTACGCAGGCGTCCGTTCGATCACCGGCCCGATCACCAGCAACGTCGTCATGGGCAGTTACAGCTACCGCCTCAGCGAAAAGTGGCTCACCACCGCCAGTGCGGCGTATGATTTTGATTCCGGAGGAGACATCGGCGAGACGATGACGGTCACCCGCATCGGCGAATCGATGTTGATGACAGTCGGGTTCAACGTCGATCACTCGAAGAACAGCGTCGGCGTGAACTTTATGCTCGAGCCGCGGTTCCTACCGAATCTGCGCATAACTAAAACGACCGGCATCGACATACCGCCGGCGGGAGCGATGGGACTCGAATGA